Proteins co-encoded in one Campylobacter ornithocola genomic window:
- the exbB gene encoding TonB-system energizer ExbB: MEFLKIYIDLIIFIVLGIMAFIAIWCTIERILFFRKIKLSDYQCQEKFDDTISENLTMLYIIYTNAPYVGLLGTVVGIMITFYDMGASGNIDVKSIVIGLSLALKATALGILVAIPSLMAYNGLLRKISTLSNAYRIFKDKND; this comes from the coding sequence ATGGAATTTTTAAAAATTTATATTGACTTAATTATATTTATTGTTTTAGGGATAATGGCATTTATTGCCATATGGTGTACTATAGAGCGTATTTTATTTTTTAGAAAAATTAAGCTAAGTGATTATCAATGTCAAGAAAAATTTGATGATACTATTAGCGAAAATCTCACCATGCTTTATATCATTTACACCAATGCTCCTTATGTAGGACTTTTGGGAACTGTAGTGGGAATTATGATTACATTTTATGATATGGGTGCAAGTGGAAACATTGATGTAAAATCTATCGTCATTGGTTTATCACTAGCTTTAAAAGCCACTGCTTTGGGAATTTTAGTTGCCATTCCTTCGTTAATGGCTTATAATGGATTGCTTAGAAAAATATCGACATTGAGCAATGCATATCGCATTTTTAAGGATAAAAATGATTAG
- a CDS encoding citrate transporter codes for MSYLVVSQFFMCFTLFLMVIGKTPLYLTAIIGTTISILIAMLDSNNILINTLLLSGLNPVILDMTGILMFIGIMQSSGFMDDIIKIIIKFGRRIGGGEGIASASAICAGVIGMLTGFTQPSVTAVITAKPSILLGMNPNHSAAIHGHAGHLGNFGGFTHPTQVAIIGTTNIGFGLINIFAIFIVVCLILCSAIRSKIYRKRHFVVIDKEKMEHIIKEMENQKSQYNSYVIFLPFIVLFGGFIFGYPIFLLGVFSSILTIVLSGVNIFNAEKSMIDGVCKIAIPLVATITFLFMSAVIKEIGLAKTIANIFEPILNVAPVQAMLIVAVFAGFITQSYGASSAILLPFLQATMEVCTYNFALAFVAAGGASIAQYFLTGGPIAALSTVIPLVEGSNLKDSNKFQRPSQLFALFLIFIISFFIKF; via the coding sequence ATGAGCTATTTGGTTGTATCACAATTTTTTATGTGTTTTACGCTTTTTCTTATGGTAATTGGAAAAACTCCGTTGTATCTAACAGCAATTATTGGTACTACTATAAGTATTTTAATTGCTATGCTTGATTCAAATAATATTCTAATAAACACACTTTTGCTTTCAGGATTAAATCCTGTTATTTTAGATATGACAGGTATTTTGATGTTTATAGGGATAATGCAATCAAGCGGATTTATGGATGATATCATAAAAATTATTATAAAATTCGGTAGAAGAATTGGTGGCGGAGAGGGAATTGCTTCTGCTAGTGCGATATGTGCTGGTGTAATAGGAATGCTGACAGGATTTACTCAGCCATCTGTTACTGCGGTAATTACTGCTAAACCATCGATATTGTTGGGTATGAATCCAAATCATTCAGCGGCTATACATGGGCACGCTGGTCATCTTGGTAACTTTGGTGGATTTACTCATCCTACTCAAGTTGCAATTATTGGAACTACTAATATTGGTTTTGGGCTTATAAATATTTTTGCTATATTTATAGTTGTTTGTTTAATTTTATGTTCTGCTATAAGATCTAAAATATATAGAAAGAGACATTTTGTTGTGATTGATAAAGAAAAGATGGAACATATTATAAAAGAAATGGAAAATCAAAAAAGTCAATATAATTCCTATGTTATCTTTTTGCCTTTTATTGTTTTGTTTGGAGGGTTTATTTTTGGTTATCCTATTTTTTTATTAGGAGTATTTTCTAGCATCTTAACAATTGTACTTAGTGGGGTCAATATTTTTAATGCAGAAAAAAGTATGATAGATGGTGTTTGTAAAATAGCTATTCCTTTGGTCGCAACTATAACATTTTTATTTATGAGTGCTGTAATTAAAGAAATAGGACTAGCTAAAACTATTGCAAATATTTTTGAACCAATTTTAAATGTAGCTCCCGTTCAAGCAATGCTTATAGTTGCTGTTTTTGCTGGATTTATCACGCAAAGCTATGGAGCTAGTTCGGCTATTTTACTTCCATTTTTACAAGCTACTATGGAGGTTTGTACTTATAATTTTGCTTTAGCTTTTGTTGCGGCTGGTGGAGCTTCTATAGCACAATATTTTTTAACAGGTGGACCTATAGCTGCTTTATCAACAGTTATACCACTTGTTGAAGGATCAAATTTAAAAGATTCAAATAAGTTTCAAAGACCTTCGCAACTTTTTGCTTTATTTTTGATTTTTATCATTTCTTTTTTTATTAAGTTTTAG
- the exbD gene encoding TonB system transport protein ExbD: MIRLPKNEGLNIIPFIDIMLVLLAIVLSLSTFIAHGEIKINLPQSENSNSINENKDKVSILIDKENKFYIEGKTTSLEEIKAKFDTIDSKTLVELKSDKEAKFESFVKIIDILKNKNHENFQILTEQKR; encoded by the coding sequence ATGATTAGATTACCAAAAAATGAAGGTTTAAACATCATTCCTTTTATAGATATAATGCTAGTTTTACTAGCCATTGTTCTAAGCTTATCAACTTTTATTGCACATGGTGAAATTAAAATTAATCTACCTCAAAGTGAAAATTCAAATTCCATAAATGAAAATAAAGACAAAGTGAGTATTTTAATCGATAAAGAAAATAAATTTTATATCGAAGGAAAAACAACTTCCTTAGAAGAAATAAAAGCAAAATTTGACACTATAGATTCTAAAACCTTAGTAGAATTAAAAAGTGATAAAGAAGCAAAATTTGAAAGTTTTGTAAAAATTATTGATATTTTGAAAAATAAAAATCATGAAAATTTTCAAATTTTAACAGAGCAAAAAAGATGA
- a CDS encoding energy transducer TonB family protein produces MKAFINNHKNQSFFITLLLFSPLFFVFIYTKNFLYIQHSITKEEKFNIAVKQFLQDSPKVKNKQPTQEKAKKPEQAKEKTIIQPKKASISSNTKTINQLKEETKLQTAINQEQNTLVNSQESISLANNNELLKEIKQAIDEALIYPRQAKKMRMSGEILVEFTWTKDKNLLNLKILKPSKYNLLNDSALKTIRIASKNFPQYEKTFHIKIPLVYRLN; encoded by the coding sequence ATGAAGGCATTTATAAATAATCATAAAAATCAATCATTTTTTATCACTTTACTTCTTTTTTCACCTTTATTTTTTGTTTTTATTTATACTAAGAATTTTTTATATATACAACACAGCATTACAAAAGAAGAAAAATTTAATATAGCTGTAAAACAATTTTTACAAGATTCACCTAAAGTGAAAAATAAACAACCTACACAAGAAAAAGCAAAAAAACCAGAACAAGCAAAAGAGAAGACTATTATTCAACCTAAAAAAGCAAGTATTTCAAGCAATACCAAAACAATAAATCAATTAAAAGAAGAAACAAAGCTTCAAACAGCCATAAATCAAGAGCAAAATACCCTAGTAAATTCTCAAGAAAGCATATCCTTAGCTAACAACAATGAACTTTTAAAAGAAATCAAACAAGCTATAGATGAAGCTTTAATCTATCCTAGACAAGCTAAAAAAATGCGAATGAGTGGTGAAATTTTAGTAGAATTCACATGGACTAAAGATAAAAATCTATTAAACTTAAAAATATTAAAACCATCAAAATACAACTTGCTAAACGATAGTGCCTTAAAAACTATACGTATAGCATCTAAGAATTTTCCACAGTATGAAAAAACTTTTCATATAAAAATACCATTGGTATATAGATTAAACTAA
- a CDS encoding asparaginase — MKISVLGVGGTICMLKDESGGVSPKLNAKALVDSIGLTENINIEAKSILAVPSPSLKFEDIFEIIKVAKNEIRNNSNGIVITQGTDTLEESAFLLSLLWDEEVPMIVTGAMKNPSELGSDGSSNLYQSILVASDKSSRKRGVLVVFNHVIYQPRFLHKSNSFSLDTFVSINGGNIGYIYEKQVRYISPIYKNKIYNIPDKIDKKVAIIPACLSGDDYFLDKLPIFDGLIINGFGAGHVSFDFIEKIKSLSLNIPCVVTSRTGSGPTAYNTYSYKGSEIDLQNNGFIMGNFFDSLKARILLTVLLSNGFGKDDIFKEFNSYYMYF; from the coding sequence ATGAAAATTAGTGTTTTAGGTGTAGGCGGTACTATTTGTATGTTGAAAGATGAATCAGGAGGTGTTAGTCCTAAATTAAACGCAAAGGCATTGGTAGATAGTATTGGTTTAACAGAAAATATAAATATAGAAGCAAAAAGTATATTGGCAGTACCAAGTCCATCTTTAAAATTTGAAGATATTTTTGAAATCATAAAAGTAGCAAAGAATGAAATTAGAAATAATTCTAATGGTATAGTTATTACCCAGGGTACTGATACATTAGAAGAAAGCGCATTTTTATTAAGCTTATTGTGGGATGAAGAAGTACCTATGATTGTAACTGGGGCTATGAAAAATCCTAGTGAACTTGGGAGTGATGGGTCTAGTAATTTATATCAGTCAATTCTTGTTGCAAGCGATAAATCATCTCGAAAAAGAGGTGTTTTGGTTGTTTTTAATCACGTAATATATCAACCAAGATTTTTACATAAAAGCAATTCTTTTTCTCTTGATACTTTTGTGTCTATAAATGGTGGAAATATTGGATATATATATGAGAAACAAGTAAGATATATCAGTCCTATTTATAAAAATAAAATTTACAACATTCCAGATAAAATAGATAAAAAAGTTGCAATTATACCCGCTTGTTTATCTGGAGATGATTATTTTTTAGACAAATTACCTATTTTTGATGGTTTGATAATAAATGGATTTGGGGCAGGCCATGTTTCTTTTGATTTTATTGAAAAAATAAAGTCATTAAGCTTAAATATACCTTGTGTTGTTACATCTAGAACAGGGAGTGGACCAACTGCTTATAATACATATTCATATAAAGGTAGCGAAATAGACTTACAAAATAATGGTTTTATTATGGGAAATTTTTTTGATAGTTTAAAAGCTAGAATACTATTGACCGTATTACTATCAAATGGCTTTGGTAAAGATGATATTTTTAAAGAATTTAATTCTTATTATATGTATTTTTAA
- a CDS encoding DUF411 domain-containing protein, translating into MKKIISVLALSSIALIGGDKLLNIYESPTCGCCDLWADYMKDKGYKVQIHKSEDFLKIKEKMNIQPMYQSCHTGVIDGYAIEGHVPEDAVVWLLENKPEDVIGISAPGMPQGSPGMEQGYEEEYPVVLMLKNGDYKIYGIYKGHNLIKTN; encoded by the coding sequence ATGAAAAAAATTATTAGTGTTTTAGCATTATCAAGTATAGCTTTAATTGGTGGAGATAAATTATTAAATATTTACGAAAGTCCTACTTGCGGATGTTGTGATCTTTGGGCTGATTATATGAAAGATAAAGGTTATAAAGTGCAAATACACAAAAGCGAGGATTTTTTAAAAATAAAAGAAAAAATGAATATTCAACCTATGTATCAAAGTTGCCATACCGGTGTGATTGATGGTTATGCCATAGAAGGACATGTTCCTGAAGATGCAGTTGTTTGGCTTTTGGAAAATAAACCCGAAGATGTTATAGGTATTTCTGCTCCTGGTATGCCTCAGGGAAGTCCTGGAATGGAGCAGGGTTATGAAGAGGAGTATCCTGTAGTCTTAATGCTTAAGAATGGAGATTATAAAATTTATGGAATCTATAAAGGGCATAATTTAATCAAGACAAACTAA